AAATTTATCGTTAATTTTCTGAACGATCAGCCAAGGCATCACGAATCGCTGCTTCAAATGTTGCCGGCCGTGTCGTTGGGGCATAGCGTTCGAGCACACGGCCATCACGACCAATCAGGAATTTTGTGAAATTCCACTTGATTCGGCCATGTCCCGCCGCCTGTTTGAGGTAAGTAAATAACGGATCAGCGTCATCACCATTAACCATCACCCGTTTGGTCATGGGGAACGTTACCCCGTAGTGCCGTTGACAATAGTCATGGATCTCATCGTCATCCGCCTTTTCTTGATGAAATTGATTGGATGGCAATCCCAAGACCACTAGGCCCTCCTGCTGATACTTCTGATAAAGTTCTTCTAATCCTTTAAACTGTGGCGCCAGGCCACAGTTGCTAGCCGTATTCACGATTAGCAAGACCTGACCGCGATATTGTGACAAGTCAAGTGGCGCACCACTCATCTCAGTTTCTGTAAAATCATACACTGATTCTGCCATCGAGATCCCTCCTAAGAATATTAACCAAATACATTGCTTTATCCATAGTAAACCACAAAATTGTGACTTTTCATCATACTTTGCTTTAGTTTCCGGAAAATTGATTGCACTGAATGTCATTATCCGTTACACTAAACGTATCATTCATAGCAACTGGGGTGCCATCACGGCTGAGATAATACCCATTGAACCTGAATCTGGACAATGCCAGCGCAGGGAGCAATGCTTTTATTTGGGGAACCATCAATTCAGACTTAGCCGCCTGCCACCGATAATCGTGGTAGGCGTTTTTTGTCGCTTGGATGCGTGAATGACAAACTACTTTTGGGAGGATTTAACAATGAAATGGGTTAAATCATGGTACTTGAACGATATTATTTTACTGGCACTAATTGGTATTTTCTTTGGTGCCATCTTTATGGGGACTAATTTTGTTTATAACATTTTAAGTGCGGCCCTGACACCATTTGGTCTAAGCGGTCTGGCTAATGAACTACTACTTGGCTTATGGTGCATGCCCGGCATGTTAGCTGGCTACCTCATTCGACTAAAGGGTTCGGCAACGCTAGGTGAGCTCCTCGCAGCAACCGTCGAAATGTTTTTCGGTGGTCAATGGGGAATCACCACATTGATTTCTGGTGTCGTGCAAGGATTTGGGGCCGAACTAGGTTATATCGTCACTGGCTACAAACACTATGACTGGTTAGGCTTAACGGCTGCGGCCGCAACAACTACTGTGGTCACCTTTGGCTGGGACCTTGCCCGTAATGGTTACTATAAATTACAGCTATGGCTCTTGATTTTATACGTGGTCGTTCGCTTTATTTCGATGTTTGTTTTCGGGGGTCTGTTAACTAAAACCATCACGGACCTACTTGATCGCAGTCATGTTTTAAAATCAACGCATTAATACACTTTATAAAATGGAGGCTTTCTCGAATGGCTAGTATCGCGCTGAATAATTTAACTTACACCTATCCACAGGCGTCGACACCCATTCTGGATCGCGTTAACCTAACACTACCACGGCAAAGCTTCATCCTATTGACAGGGCCATCGGGAACAGGTAAGTCGACGCTCCTAAAGCTGATTGCAGGCTTACTACCCCTGACTCCAGATTACGGCACCATTACCTTTGATGGTCAGTCATTAACTGCTAGCACCGCTAATCAGCGCGCTCAGCACGTTGCCATGATGTTTCAGAATCCTAATCAGCAGTTTGCCATGGATACCGTTGAAAATGAACTAATTTTCGCACTTGAGAACTTACAAGTGCCCCGTGACCAAATACCGGCCCGCTTACTTAGTGCGCTTGACTTTGTTGGTATCCGAAATTTACAGTCACGACTATTAAATCATTTATCCGGTGGCGAGAAACAGAAAGTGGCCCTTGCAATCATTGTCGCTATGGATAGCGATGTCATTCTACTAGATGAGCCCTTTGCCAGTGTCGATCCGACCGCACGAGCCGTCTTGTTAGACCGACTCGTGGAACTACGCAATCAACATGGGAAGACAATCATCTTGGCGGATCATGACCTAACAGGTTACGAACGGCTCGTCGATCAAGTCGTCCAAATCAAGGACCAGCACTTACAGCTCATTGACCGCACCACCTGGTCTGAGTTATTTTCAGCCTTTACTGAGCAGCCACAACGGTCATGGTCAGCACCGCAACGCGTTGAACACCCTTGTTTTCAACTTGATCACGTCACTTTACAGGCAGGTGATCGTCAACTATTAGTACCGACAACGCGTCAATTGTTGGCACAACACAATACGCTGA
This Lactiplantibacillus plantarum DNA region includes the following protein-coding sequences:
- a CDS encoding ABC transporter ATP-binding protein: MASIALNNLTYTYPQASTPILDRVNLTLPRQSFILLTGPSGTGKSTLLKLIAGLLPLTPDYGTITFDGQSLTASTANQRAQHVAMMFQNPNQQFAMDTVENELIFALENLQVPRDQIPARLLSALDFVGIRNLQSRLLNHLSGGEKQKVALAIIVAMDSDVILLDEPFASVDPTARAVLLDRLVELRNQHGKTIILADHDLTGYERLVDQVVQIKDQHLQLIDRTTWSELFSAFTEQPQRSWSAPQRVEHPCFQLDHVTLQAGDRQLLVPTTRQLLAQHNTLITGPNGSGKSTLFEALVRLHPYTGEIRYEGTPIDKLKRKRYARHVALLFQDAETQFLNITVAEELAQSKRYAYGDYFTADRIQTALVQLNLSGRDEQVIYTLSEGQKKKLQILLMLIMQSPVLLMDEPLKGLDLHSINALVALLQTTQAATKQTLIIISHQLTGLMPLIDYQLHFENHHLDWVVQS
- a CDS encoding glutathione peroxidase, whose translation is MAESVYDFTETEMSGAPLDLSQYRGQVLLIVNTASNCGLAPQFKGLEELYQKYQQEGLVVLGLPSNQFHQEKADDDEIHDYCQRHYGVTFPMTKRVMVNGDDADPLFTYLKQAAGHGRIKWNFTKFLIGRDGRVLERYAPTTRPATFEAAIRDALADRSEN
- a CDS encoding ECF transporter S component is translated as MKWVKSWYLNDIILLALIGIFFGAIFMGTNFVYNILSAALTPFGLSGLANELLLGLWCMPGMLAGYLIRLKGSATLGELLAATVEMFFGGQWGITTLISGVVQGFGAELGYIVTGYKHYDWLGLTAAAATTTVVTFGWDLARNGYYKLQLWLLILYVVVRFISMFVFGGLLTKTITDLLDRSHVLKSTH